A stretch of DNA from Deltaproteobacteria bacterium:
AGGCCTTCCGCCAGCTCAAGCTAGCGGAAGAAAAGCAGGTCCACTTTCAACAGGCAGCGTGAGGCGTCTTTGCACCAGGCCAGGCTCGGGCTCTCCCCTCAGCGGTTACGCGGCGACAAAGCGTTTGAGGTCAAACGCCTGTTCGCGCGTGAGCATGTAATACACGGCGCGGCCCAATTTGTGGGCGAGCACGGTCAGGGCTTTGGCTTTGCCATGTTTCTGTTCTAATTTCGCAAAATACTCTTTCCCCGGCTGACTCTGGCGGATGAACAGTACGGCGGCTTCCGCAAAGGCCCAGCGCAGATGCACATTGCCAATCTTTTTGCCTGAGGTACCGAGGCGTTTGCCGTTGGATTCTTTGGCGCACTTCACCAAACGACAGTACGACACAAAATCTTGCACGCGCGGAAAGCGACGGATGTCATGAATCTCATAGAGAATGACCAACGCCAGAATCTGCCCAATCCCGGGAACCGATTGCAACCGCGCAAAGGTTTGCACGTCATGCGTTTTGGCACTACGGGTGAGATAGAGTTCCACCTCGCCCAACAATTGGTCGTAATGATCAATGAGAGAAATGTCGACCTCAATGGCTTTCTGGACACTGGGATCAGGAAAATGGTCGGCGACGCCTTCTCGGTTTGATTTGGCGGCCAGTCGTTTGCCGATCTCGGGGAGATTGTACTGACTATTGGTATTATGAATGTGGGCTAAGAGTTCGGCCCGTTTCCGCGCCAGATGAGATCGCCGCCGCAGTAAATCCCGCGTGGCCCGCATCTCTGCCGGATAGACATAGGCTTGGGGCATCATCCCACCCCGTAATAAGACCGCAATCTTGTGGGCATCGATTTTATCGTTCTTCGCCTTGCCGCCATGAATCGCCTTCATATAGAGAGCATGCCCCAAGACAAAAGCAATTCCTTCCTTCTGACACAAGTCTGCGAGCCAATACCAGGTGAACATACACTCCACGCCGACGACGAGTTCCTCTCTATAGGGAGCAATCACTCGCAAAAATGCGTCCGGTGTCGTCGGTAGATTTTTGTGGACGAGTTTCGTGCCACTGTGATCGAGAATGCAGACGTACATCGCTTTCGCATGTAGATCGATGCCACAATAATGTTTATGCTGTTGCGTATAGAAATTCATTCAGGCCTCCTTCGTGGGGTAGATTGTTGCGATACAGCCATCCTACCGCCGCGTTACAACGCGCAGTAAAGGAGGCCTGGATGAGTATCACACCGCGCCACTGCATCGCGGCCCGGTGGCGACTCTGAAAACTCCGAAGGGTCTCGGTTGGGCCGTTCGCGGTGAACGGGGGCGTTAGGCAGTTTCGTAAACAACTCCCTTGTTGCTTTTCACTCGGGTGACGTAGAAACTCTCTCGCATGGCAAGTTACCGAATCGAAGTCACGGAAGAGGCAAAGGGCGACCTCGCCTACTACACCGCCTTCGAGCGTAAGATTATCGTCGCTGGGATTCGAGAGCAGCTCACTCACCAACCTCACGAGGAGACCAAGAACCGTAAACCCCTGCGCGACAATCCGCTGGCGCCTTGGGAATTGCGCGTAGGCAAGTATCGAGTCTTCTATGAAGTAAACGAAACTGCGAGCACGGTCAGCGTTGTTTCGGTTGGACACAAAGAGCACAATGTACTCTTGATCCAAGGCAAAGAGGTACAGCTATGAGAACGATTGAACTTGACAAAGAACCGCTGGATTTAGAAACCGTTATCAAGTTGGCGAGCCAAGAGCCAGTGCTGCTCGTAACCCCAGAGGGGAAAGAATTTTGCTTAGCCGAAGCAGACGACTTTGAGCGCGAGGTTGAGACCCTGCGAGGGAGCCAAGCATTTCAGCGTTTCCTTGAGGAGCGCGCAGCGGGCACGAAACGGATTCCACTAGAGGAGATTGAAGCCGAGATTGAGCAGGAACTGATAGCGCAGGGCAAGACTGCCTAACCCGTCGCGCCACCGCAGCGCGGCGCTGTGGCGTGCAGGAATGAACGTGAAAGGCTGCGGGTGGGCCGCTTGCGGTGCGCTCGGGCGTTAGCTGGATATAATGACAACTTAATTTTGTGACTCATCCTCAGAAACAGCACTACGTTCCGCAATTCCTGCTACGGAACTTCACGCTCTCTGGTTCTGATCAGCTCTATGTCTATGACAAGAGCAACGATCGAACCTATAAGACGAACATTACCAATGTTGCAGCAGAACGTGAATTTTATGACTTTCGGATTGACGGCATTGATCTTACAATTGAACCAAGTCTCGGAAAAATTGAGGTCGTTGCCGCGTCGGAAATTGACGAAATCATCTTACGTCGCTCAATTGGTCACCTTAGCCTGGAGAAAAAGACTATCCTTTCGCTCTTTATTGCGATTCAGATGGTGCGTACTCGGCACGTTCGGGTCTCCATGGATGCAATGCTCGACCAAGTCAGAGAAAAGATTCGATCTTGGGGGCAGGACCCGGACCAAGTTCCTCAACTGCGCAAGGGGAGTGAGGACGAGGATAAGCTGTCCACTGCTCGAATAATTCAGAATGCTGTCTCGTTTGTGCCACCTCTCATGGACAAAGTATGGTTGCTTTTTCGGGCAGACGATGAAGGTTCCCTCTACATTTCCGATAACCCAGTTACTCTTCACAACGAACGTACAGATCCACTGCTCGGAACTTTGGGAATCGCTGTTGAAGGCATAGAAATCAATTTTCCTATTAGCCGTCACTTCTCGCTTGCCCTCTATTGCCACAGCCATCGACAAAGTTTCCTCGAAGACTATGAGAAATACAAACTACTGCAACGAACTAATCCGGCTTCTGCGGCGCGAATAGACGTTGACCCCTTTTTTATGGAAGGACTCTATTATGGCATGGATAACGGTCGAGCCGTACCGCTTCCAGCGGCCTCCATACTTCACTTACTGAATTTTCAATAAATAATGTTCATGCGGGCTAGCGGACCCAAGGCAAATCAGAAGCGAAGATACACGCCCAGAGTCGCCGGGGTGAGCGGCGTGTACGAGCGATGCCCGCAAACACATTGTTGCGGAGTTCAGCCCCGTT
This window harbors:
- a CDS encoding IS110 family transposase, whose translation is MNFYTQQHKHYCGIDLHAKAMYVCILDHSGTKLVHKNLPTTPDAFLRVIAPYREELVVGVECMFTWYWLADLCQKEGIAFVLGHALYMKAIHGGKAKNDKIDAHKIAVLLRGGMMPQAYVYPAEMRATRDLLRRRSHLARKRAELLAHIHNTNSQYNLPEIGKRLAAKSNREGVADHFPDPSVQKAIEVDISLIDHYDQLLGEVELYLTRSAKTHDVQTFARLQSVPGIGQILALVILYEIHDIRRFPRVQDFVSYCRLVKCAKESNGKRLGTSGKKIGNVHLRWAFAEAAVLFIRQSQPGKEYFAKLEQKHGKAKALTVLAHKLGRAVYYMLTREQAFDLKRFVAA
- a CDS encoding type II toxin-antitoxin system RelE/ParE family toxin — protein: MASYRIEVTEEAKGDLAYYTAFERKIIVAGIREQLTHQPHEETKNRKPLRDNPLAPWELRVGKYRVFYEVNETASTVSVVSVGHKEHNVLLIQGKEVQL
- a CDS encoding DUF4238 domain-containing protein produces the protein MTHPQKQHYVPQFLLRNFTLSGSDQLYVYDKSNDRTYKTNITNVAAEREFYDFRIDGIDLTIEPSLGKIEVVAASEIDEIILRRSIGHLSLEKKTILSLFIAIQMVRTRHVRVSMDAMLDQVREKIRSWGQDPDQVPQLRKGSEDEDKLSTARIIQNAVSFVPPLMDKVWLLFRADDEGSLYISDNPVTLHNERTDPLLGTLGIAVEGIEINFPISRHFSLALYCHSHRQSFLEDYEKYKLLQRTNPASAARIDVDPFFMEGLYYGMDNGRAVPLPAASILHLLNFQ